From one Luteolibacter sp. SL250 genomic stretch:
- a CDS encoding sensor histidine kinase, translating into MPKRRSIFRPALIGMMLFLLPNGVRAQAPATIGELRAIPKPMVPDHPPVVVRGIATSVRGENYPDFILQDATGALAIIFGKEVGPIAEGQMVEVAGRIDPSNTSMRILADRITPGEMVGLPAPVKVDAADLADGSKDCQYVELSGVIRTVHTDASLQPVRLILGLGPQDRRLTIWVSHFDGEIQAKLRPDTAVTVRGVCRSWRTLKYQPFGTFIVVTDPSSIRIDRAAPPGPAELPVRSLPEIFQLTIDDLKARRERIKGVVTLAWPDTQVVLENSEGSMFLTTGEDMGLRPGDEVDIAGFPTRRDSRVVMEDAVVIHGSPTAQEGPITPLEITPGRIISEAKSLDLDGRLLGIDGIFRQMMREDKRHILIMGSDDGREFQAILPVEEPLPRALKSGARVRMDGVCRMLFTEQPVRSRSVPNSFELMLPDAGAIRIIQSGPWWTTGRLLMVLATLFIILGISILWSLALRRQVRRRSELLLQEIRSRHDAELLAAERSRLASDLHDTLSQSLSGAAMQLEVAGALSAGESGTTGHFTLAKRLLARSREDLRRAVWDLNPSVMEDRDLPYALRKIAEEINQSGVCEVTVEATNGGIDPLPERMRTHLFRVGQEAINNALHHGQPRHIHVRMEVAGGQVRLSVADDGRGFDPTTAPGPDQGHFGLSSLSERLVRLGGSLDITSSEKGTILTAQVPSDAA; encoded by the coding sequence ATGCCGAAGCGCCGATCCATCTTTCGTCCCGCCCTGATCGGCATGATGCTTTTCCTCCTCCCCAACGGGGTCCGGGCGCAGGCACCGGCGACCATCGGGGAACTGCGGGCCATCCCGAAACCGATGGTGCCTGACCATCCCCCCGTCGTCGTACGGGGAATCGCCACATCGGTCCGCGGCGAGAACTACCCCGACTTCATCCTGCAGGATGCGACCGGCGCGCTGGCGATCATTTTCGGGAAAGAGGTCGGCCCCATCGCCGAGGGGCAGATGGTGGAGGTGGCAGGACGGATCGATCCATCCAACACCTCCATGCGCATCCTCGCCGACCGGATCACCCCCGGGGAAATGGTCGGCCTCCCCGCCCCGGTGAAGGTGGATGCCGCGGACCTCGCGGATGGCTCGAAGGACTGCCAGTATGTCGAGCTGTCCGGCGTCATCCGCACAGTCCACACCGATGCCAGCCTCCAGCCGGTGAGGTTGATCCTCGGCCTGGGACCACAGGACCGGCGGCTGACCATCTGGGTTTCCCATTTTGACGGGGAGATCCAGGCGAAGCTGCGGCCAGATACGGCGGTGACCGTCCGCGGTGTCTGCCGTTCGTGGCGGACCTTGAAATACCAGCCGTTCGGCACCTTCATCGTCGTCACGGATCCATCTTCCATCCGGATCGACCGGGCGGCGCCACCCGGCCCGGCGGAACTGCCGGTGCGGTCGCTGCCGGAGATTTTCCAACTGACCATCGATGATCTGAAAGCCCGCCGGGAACGGATCAAGGGGGTGGTGACCCTGGCGTGGCCGGACACCCAGGTGGTGCTGGAGAATTCCGAAGGCTCCATGTTCCTCACCACCGGGGAGGATATGGGATTGCGCCCCGGCGATGAAGTGGACATCGCGGGTTTCCCCACCCGGCGGGACAGCCGTGTGGTGATGGAGGATGCCGTGGTGATCCATGGATCCCCCACCGCGCAGGAAGGCCCGATCACCCCGCTGGAGATCACCCCTGGACGGATCATCAGCGAAGCGAAGTCACTGGACCTGGACGGCCGCCTCCTGGGGATCGATGGCATCTTCCGCCAGATGATGCGGGAGGACAAGCGGCACATCCTGATCATGGGTTCGGACGACGGCCGGGAGTTCCAAGCCATCCTGCCGGTGGAGGAACCCCTGCCCCGCGCGCTGAAAAGCGGTGCCCGGGTGCGGATGGACGGGGTGTGCCGGATGTTGTTCACCGAACAACCGGTCAGGTCCCGCTCCGTCCCCAACAGCTTCGAGCTGATGCTGCCGGATGCAGGTGCCATCCGGATCATCCAGTCCGGACCATGGTGGACCACCGGACGGCTGCTGATGGTGCTGGCCACGCTGTTCATCATCCTGGGGATTTCCATCCTCTGGTCCCTTGCACTGAGGCGGCAGGTGCGCAGGCGGAGCGAGCTGCTGCTCCAGGAAATCCGTTCCCGTCATGATGCGGAACTTCTGGCGGCGGAACGGAGCCGTCTGGCGTCAGATCTCCATGATACCCTTTCACAGTCGCTGTCCGGCGCGGCGATGCAACTGGAGGTTGCCGGCGCCCTTTCCGCCGGGGAGTCCGGGACCACCGGCCACTTCACGCTCGCCAAGCGCCTGCTCGCGCGCAGCCGTGAGGATCTGCGGCGGGCGGTGTGGGACCTGAATCCCAGCGTGATGGAGGACCGGGACCTACCCTACGCCCTACGGAAGATCGCGGAAGAGATCAACCAGTCAGGCGTCTGCGAAGTGACGGTGGAGGCGACCAACGGCGGGATCGATCCGCTCCCGGAACGGATGCGCACCCATTTGTTCCGGGTGGGGCAGGAGGCGATCAACAACGCGCTGCATCATGGCCAGCCACGTCACATCCACGTGCGCATGGAAGTGGCGGGCGGCCAGGTCCGGCTGTCCGTCGCCGATGATGGCCGCGGCTTCGACCCCACCACCGCCCCCGGTCCGGACCAGGGCCATTTCGGGCTGAGTTCCCTTTCCGAGCGGTTGGTCCGGCTGGGAGGCAGCCTTGACATCACCAGCTCTGAAAAGGGCACCATCCTCACCGCGCAAGTTCCCAGTGACGCCGCATGA
- a CDS encoding DUF1501 domain-containing protein, with amino-acid sequence MNPLHPLAVTRRHFLSRLGQGIGGAALASLLDRDAFGAAVNAPAFPNFAPKAKRIIYLFMSGGPSHLDLFDYKPKLRDLHGKDLPPEVRGAQRLTGMSANQASFPLAGSKFDFKQHGQSGAWVSSLLPHTAKVVDDLCFVKSLWTEAINHDPAMTFFQTGSQIAGRPSLGAWVSYGLGSMNDNLPGFVVLTTKKPTDQPLYARLWGNGFLDSRYQGVRFSSGKDPVFYLSNPDGVCQSGRRALLDKLGELNRQQFEAELDPEIETRISQYEMAYRMQSSVPEVSDTSKEPQSTKDLYGPDVDKPGTFAANCLQARRLAERGVRFIQLYHPGWDHHGGLPGGITKLTAETDQGCAALITDLKQRGMLDDTLVVWGGEFGRTSYSQGKISKDNYGRDHHPRCFTGWMAGGGVKPGITYGATDDYGYNIADADGNKLEPSKDHFTPGAVHVHDWHATILHLMGVDHTKLTTIFQGRRFRLTDVHGHVIKDILA; translated from the coding sequence ATGAACCCGCTCCATCCACTTGCCGTCACACGCCGCCACTTCCTTTCCCGCCTGGGGCAGGGGATCGGCGGGGCCGCGCTCGCCTCGCTGCTCGACCGGGATGCCTTCGGTGCGGCGGTGAATGCTCCGGCATTCCCGAACTTCGCCCCGAAGGCGAAGCGCATCATCTATCTCTTCATGTCCGGTGGACCGTCCCATCTGGATCTCTTCGACTACAAGCCGAAGCTCCGCGACCTCCATGGAAAGGATCTGCCGCCGGAGGTGCGCGGCGCGCAGCGGCTCACCGGCATGAGCGCGAACCAGGCGAGCTTCCCGCTGGCGGGATCGAAGTTCGACTTCAAGCAACACGGGCAGAGCGGTGCCTGGGTCAGCTCCCTGCTGCCACACACGGCGAAGGTGGTGGATGATCTCTGCTTCGTGAAAAGCCTGTGGACGGAGGCGATCAACCATGATCCGGCGATGACCTTTTTCCAGACCGGCTCGCAGATCGCCGGGCGTCCGAGTCTCGGGGCCTGGGTCAGCTATGGCTTGGGTTCGATGAATGACAACCTGCCCGGTTTCGTGGTGCTCACCACCAAGAAGCCGACGGACCAGCCGCTGTATGCGCGGCTGTGGGGGAATGGCTTCCTCGACTCCCGCTACCAAGGAGTGCGCTTTTCGTCCGGGAAAGATCCCGTCTTCTACCTCTCCAATCCGGACGGCGTCTGCCAGAGCGGACGGCGCGCCCTGCTCGACAAGCTGGGCGAACTGAACCGCCAGCAGTTCGAGGCGGAACTGGACCCGGAGATCGAGACACGCATTTCCCAATATGAGATGGCCTACCGCATGCAGAGCAGTGTGCCTGAGGTCAGCGACACCTCGAAGGAACCGCAATCGACCAAGGATCTGTATGGTCCGGATGTGGACAAGCCCGGCACCTTTGCGGCGAACTGCCTGCAGGCACGGCGGCTGGCGGAACGCGGGGTGAGGTTCATCCAGCTCTACCACCCCGGCTGGGACCACCACGGCGGGCTGCCGGGCGGCATCACCAAGCTCACCGCGGAGACGGACCAAGGCTGCGCCGCGCTCATCACGGACCTGAAGCAGCGCGGGATGCTGGATGACACGCTGGTGGTGTGGGGAGGGGAGTTCGGCCGCACCAGCTACTCCCAGGGCAAGATTTCCAAGGACAACTACGGCCGGGACCACCACCCCCGCTGCTTCACCGGATGGATGGCCGGTGGCGGCGTGAAGCCGGGCATCACCTACGGCGCGACGGACGACTACGGCTACAACATCGCCGATGCGGACGGAAACAAGCTGGAGCCGAGCAAGGATCACTTCACGCCCGGCGCGGTCCACGTGCACGACTGGCACGCCACGATCCTCCACCTGATGGGGGTCGATCACACGAAACTGACCACCATTTTCCAGGGCCGCCGCTTCCGCCTGACGGACGTCCACGGCCATGTCATCAAGGACATCCTCGCCTGA
- a CDS encoding response regulator transcription factor, translated as MKADPSRIRLLIADDHYIVIMGLTALLKLRKEFQVVASARDGKAVLELYREHHPDVVLMDLQMPKLDGIGAVKELLAEFPDARVIILTSFGREEDVHLAFKAGACGYLLKEAELPVLAEAIHAVHRGERWMPANVAHLVAERAKLPELSRREVEVLELVAKGLRNKEIADLLGFSEDGAKQHLRRIYGKLGVTARVEAIAEAQRRGILDRR; from the coding sequence ATGAAAGCCGATCCGTCACGCATCCGCCTGCTCATCGCCGATGACCACTACATCGTCATCATGGGCCTGACCGCGCTGCTCAAGCTGAGGAAGGAGTTCCAGGTGGTCGCCAGCGCGCGCGATGGAAAGGCGGTGCTGGAGCTCTACCGCGAGCACCACCCGGATGTCGTGCTGATGGATCTCCAGATGCCGAAGCTGGACGGCATCGGCGCGGTGAAGGAACTCCTCGCCGAGTTCCCTGACGCCCGGGTGATCATCCTGACCAGCTTCGGCCGGGAGGAGGATGTCCACCTCGCCTTCAAGGCCGGTGCCTGCGGCTACCTGCTGAAGGAAGCGGAACTGCCCGTACTGGCGGAAGCGATCCATGCCGTCCACCGGGGGGAACGCTGGATGCCCGCCAATGTCGCCCACCTGGTGGCGGAGCGGGCGAAGCTGCCGGAGCTTTCCCGGAGGGAAGTGGAAGTCCTCGAACTGGTCGCCAAGGGCCTCCGCAACAAGGAAATCGCCGACCTGCTGGGGTTCAGCGAAGACGGCGCGAAGCAGCACCTGAGGAGGATCTATGGCAAGCTGGGCGTCACCGCCCGGGTGGAAGCCATCGCGGAAGCCCAGCGGAGAGGCATCCTCGACCGGCGGTAG
- a CDS encoding FAD-dependent oxidoreductase, with amino-acid sequence MKFLLPLYATAILPLQAATFLVEAEQFSDKGGWGIDTQFIESMGSPYLIAHGLGKPVADATTEVAVPEAGEYRVWVRTVDWTARLGQKPGAGTFQVSIDGKPLVAELGKDDKKWTWQPAGKVNLKQGKAKLALKDLTGFDGRADAVLFSSDGAFNPPADATFEERTTWKIPGVPAAMEDAGNFDLVVVGGGYGGIATAISSARMGLKVALIQNRDVLGGNGSSEIRVWAKGYYPKSEYPLADIVKEFEDKAIASPAPAKEFGDDLKEKVVRAEKNITLFLSHHAYGVEMKDGKLAAVKMVDIGAGKLKRVTGRLFSDCTGHGFIGLWAGADHTETEKGRMGMSNMWIWQNRKEPVKFEEKPWMLKFTSAQFPYPRVRDGFGHAEWFWESGYDAHPIKDLETTRDLNLFATYSSWNSIKNHGAYAERDKNKHQNAELTWLAYIGGPRETLQLLGDVVMSGKDIIGKTEFNDATLLTTWPIDLHYPLEKYKNTIPGRPFIARAEQGKGLNKYVGYPIPYRLLYSRNVPNLFMAGRNISVNRDALGSIRVMKTIGMMGVTAGRAAALATAHDCMPRDIYTKHLDEAKALWKQPGSARYENVGEMLKSIPEKSGAPSL; translated from the coding sequence ATGAAGTTCCTGCTGCCCCTGTACGCCACCGCCATCCTTCCGCTCCAGGCCGCCACGTTCCTCGTCGAAGCGGAGCAATTCTCAGACAAAGGCGGGTGGGGGATCGACACCCAGTTCATCGAGTCCATGGGCTCGCCCTATCTCATCGCCCACGGGCTGGGAAAGCCGGTTGCGGATGCCACCACGGAGGTGGCCGTGCCGGAAGCCGGAGAGTACCGTGTGTGGGTCCGCACCGTTGATTGGACAGCACGGCTCGGCCAGAAGCCCGGAGCGGGCACCTTCCAGGTTTCCATCGACGGCAAGCCGCTGGTCGCGGAACTGGGCAAGGACGACAAGAAGTGGACCTGGCAGCCTGCCGGCAAGGTCAACCTGAAGCAGGGCAAGGCGAAGCTCGCCCTCAAGGATCTGACCGGTTTCGACGGCCGGGCCGACGCCGTCCTTTTCAGCAGTGACGGAGCGTTCAATCCACCTGCGGATGCCACCTTCGAGGAGCGGACCACGTGGAAAATCCCCGGTGTGCCAGCCGCGATGGAAGACGCCGGAAACTTCGACCTCGTCGTGGTCGGCGGTGGTTATGGTGGCATCGCCACCGCCATCTCTTCGGCCCGCATGGGCCTGAAGGTCGCCCTCATCCAGAACCGGGATGTCCTTGGTGGCAACGGCTCTTCCGAGATCCGGGTGTGGGCGAAGGGCTACTATCCGAAAAGCGAGTATCCTCTCGCGGACATCGTGAAGGAATTCGAGGACAAGGCGATCGCATCCCCCGCTCCTGCCAAGGAGTTCGGTGACGACCTGAAGGAAAAGGTTGTGCGTGCGGAGAAGAACATCACCCTGTTCCTGTCCCACCACGCCTACGGAGTGGAGATGAAGGACGGCAAGCTGGCCGCGGTGAAGATGGTGGACATCGGCGCCGGGAAGCTCAAGCGGGTCACAGGACGCCTTTTCTCCGACTGCACGGGCCACGGCTTCATTGGCTTGTGGGCCGGTGCGGATCACACCGAAACCGAAAAGGGCCGCATGGGCATGAGCAACATGTGGATTTGGCAGAACCGCAAGGAGCCTGTGAAGTTTGAGGAAAAGCCATGGATGCTCAAGTTCACCTCCGCGCAGTTCCCATACCCGCGCGTCCGTGACGGATTCGGCCATGCCGAGTGGTTCTGGGAAAGCGGCTATGACGCGCATCCCATCAAGGACCTGGAGACGACCCGGGACCTCAACCTCTTTGCCACCTACAGCTCCTGGAACTCGATCAAGAACCACGGTGCCTACGCGGAACGCGACAAGAACAAGCACCAAAACGCGGAACTCACGTGGCTGGCCTACATCGGTGGTCCGCGCGAGACGCTCCAACTGCTCGGGGATGTCGTGATGAGCGGCAAGGATATCATCGGCAAGACGGAGTTCAATGACGCGACCCTCCTCACCACCTGGCCCATCGACCTCCACTATCCGTTGGAGAAATACAAGAACACCATCCCGGGCCGTCCGTTCATTGCCCGTGCGGAGCAGGGGAAAGGCCTGAACAAGTATGTCGGCTACCCGATCCCATACCGTCTGCTCTACTCGCGCAATGTGCCCAACCTCTTCATGGCGGGCCGCAACATCAGCGTGAACCGGGATGCGCTCGGCAGCATCCGCGTCATGAAAACCATCGGCATGATGGGAGTCACCGCCGGTCGTGCCGCCGCACTGGCCACCGCCCATGACTGCATGCCACGGGACATCTACACCAAGCACCTGGATGAGGCGAAGGCACTGTGGAAACAACCCGGATCCGCCCGCTACGAAAACGTCGGGGAGATGTTGAAATCCATTCCTGAAAAATCAGGCGCACCTTCCCTGTAA
- a CDS encoding exosortase system-associated protein, TIGR04073 family, producing the protein MKKLLVIAASMVALCGVVSADIHAPPASQYTKSRKLGRAIGNILYGVMEIPEQIVRKTDDHGRKAGWSYGVVDGTSRGLRRLGYGFYELVTFTCPTYRGTFKPPYERCGEDNRIEMNVKDGLSEFPPELGFETYFSHSRTQRY; encoded by the coding sequence ATGAAAAAACTCCTCGTCATCGCTGCCTCCATGGTCGCCCTGTGCGGCGTGGTCTCCGCCGATATCCACGCACCACCCGCCTCGCAATACACCAAGTCCCGCAAGCTTGGCCGTGCGATTGGTAACATTCTCTACGGGGTGATGGAAATCCCCGAGCAAATCGTCCGCAAGACCGACGACCACGGCCGCAAGGCAGGCTGGTCCTATGGTGTGGTTGACGGCACCAGCCGCGGTCTCCGCCGTCTGGGTTATGGCTTCTACGAGCTGGTGACCTTCACCTGCCCGACCTATCGCGGCACCTTCAAGCCACCTTACGAGCGTTGCGGCGAAGACAACCGCATCGAGATGAACGTCAAGGACGGCCTCTCTGAATTCCCGCCGGAACTCGGTTTCGAGACCTACTTCAGCCACAGCCGCACCCAGCGCTATTGA
- a CDS encoding PEP-CTERM sorting domain-containing protein (PEP-CTERM proteins occur, often in large numbers, in the proteomes of bacteria that also encode an exosortase, a predicted intramembrane cysteine proteinase. The presence of a PEP-CTERM domain at a protein's C-terminus predicts cleavage within the sorting domain, followed by covalent anchoring to some some component of the (usually Gram-negative) cell surface. Many PEP-CTERM proteins exhibit an unusual sequence composition that includes large numbers of potential glycosylation sites. Expression of one such protein has been shown restore the ability of a bacterium to form floc, a type of biofilm.): MRLKPILFPLAAFLISLPTANAAVAISTDFSTDLAGVTLSGGTNATADYSTSGPGGSRSLAFTDTGSGQAQAQFAGATGAFNTASAGQSELRIRYDFAVTAMTADVNAAGVPRLIFGPAGNALTVAFGRSGPSADSQFVLYAIRGNGIGPVDVDPVPGNMLYHAFGDYSTTAADNNSGGYVTINISLLHGGTTINVSATQGGNTLFDGVLGGFTAHAMTESNLNFRLATSTTQQSTTYLDNLLIQTVPEPSSAALAGGVAFLAVLRRRRG; the protein is encoded by the coding sequence GTGCGCCTGAAACCGATCCTCTTCCCCCTCGCTGCGTTTCTGATCTCCCTGCCCACCGCGAATGCGGCGGTAGCGATCAGCACGGATTTCAGCACCGACCTGGCCGGTGTCACCCTGAGCGGTGGCACCAATGCGACGGCTGATTATTCAACGTCAGGCCCGGGCGGATCCAGGTCACTCGCTTTCACTGACACCGGGAGCGGCCAGGCGCAGGCCCAGTTCGCCGGTGCCACGGGTGCCTTCAATACGGCATCCGCCGGCCAGTCGGAACTCCGGATCAGGTATGACTTCGCCGTCACCGCAATGACAGCGGATGTGAATGCCGCGGGCGTTCCCAGGCTCATTTTCGGGCCTGCCGGCAACGCCCTCACCGTCGCCTTCGGACGGTCCGGGCCTTCGGCGGACAGCCAGTTCGTCCTCTATGCCATCCGGGGAAATGGCATTGGCCCGGTGGACGTCGATCCCGTACCGGGCAACATGCTTTATCACGCCTTCGGGGACTATTCGACCACTGCGGCGGACAACAACTCGGGAGGTTATGTCACCATCAACATCTCCCTTCTTCACGGAGGGACCACGATCAATGTGTCCGCGACCCAGGGAGGGAACACTCTTTTTGACGGCGTGCTCGGTGGCTTCACCGCCCACGCCATGACCGAAAGCAACCTCAACTTCCGGTTGGCCACGAGCACGACCCAGCAATCCACCACCTATCTGGACAACCTGCTGATCCAGACGGTTCCTGAGCCCTCCTCCGCGGCGCTTGCCGGTGGCGTGGCATTCCTCGCCGTTCTCCGGAGGCGCAGGGGATAA
- a CDS encoding DUF1553 domain-containing protein — translation MASAGEVSFNRQILPILSDKCFHCHGPDSSHREADLRLDLREEAIKDAIVPGKSADSEALLRILSKDPDEVMPPPKSHLTLTQQEKDLLKQWIDEGAEYQPHWSFIAPASVVAVPAVADKAWPRNDIDRFVLARLETEKMKPSPEASRERWLRRVTFDLTGLPPSQPEIDAFLADTLPDAYGTVADRLLASPRFGERMAVPWMDVARYADSFGYQADIEMQTWPWRDWLIKVLNDNLPWDQFITQQLAGDLLPDATHDQKLATAFNRLHRKTNEGGSIPEEMRQDGISDRVHTVGTAFLGLTFECSRCHDHKYDPILAKDYYSLAAFFNSIDEHGMIQGGDNRGLTLPQPALMLPTQEQKSAMDRTASAVAGAGKALAGIPAAHEADFQSWLVGKREYVDADLIARFTFDEIKDGQITNAAEKPAPPPVGPQASPDPAKPADKADPASPKKAKAPLKTARQGANKQTPGKLGQGMLCTGDDAVAMQDFGIKKCHDPLTFSFWLKPGENYPRAVVIANTTSFDANFCGYELLLENGRLRWTLMREFPGSAISIQSDDSLPVGEWSHVIVTYDGSSRATGMRIDLNGKPAATKIVRDNLSRDFRTSGTINFGARGRDFGLRNGALDDIRIYNRPITPIESAQIVDGSSLTTLLAKPTLSPEETAALRAYYFSSIHPQARAGEKKLLAARTAWREVIDGVKEISVMKETAEPRPAHILLRGAYDQPGEKVERETPAFLPPFPADAPRNRLGYAKWLTMPDHPLTSRVLVNRLWQEFFGTGIVATSDNFGLQGAHPTHPELLDWLARDFINSGWDHKRMCREIVLSATYRQDSRADAARREKDPDNSLLARGPSRRLTAEMLRDSALALGGILQPQIGGPPAKPYQAEGSMWKTLNNFLPVYVEDKGAGVHRRSMYTFWRRTTTPPNMMVFDAATRDTCSAKRQSTNTPLQPLVLLNDPQFVEAARALGERMLKEGGATDEERVKWAYREVTGRNAGPKEVPVLLGLYKGQRDSFTADPAGAAKLLSIGQIKSDPALPPIEAATAATVASALFNLDASITLR, via the coding sequence GTGGCTTCCGCGGGGGAGGTATCCTTCAACCGGCAAATCCTCCCCATCCTCTCGGACAAGTGCTTCCATTGCCACGGCCCTGACTCCTCCCACCGTGAGGCGGACCTCCGCCTGGACCTCCGCGAGGAGGCGATCAAGGACGCCATCGTCCCCGGCAAATCCGCCGACAGCGAGGCTCTCCTGCGCATCCTTTCCAAAGACCCGGATGAGGTGATGCCGCCGCCGAAGTCCCACCTCACGCTCACGCAGCAGGAAAAGGATCTGCTCAAACAGTGGATCGACGAAGGGGCGGAATATCAGCCCCACTGGTCCTTCATCGCACCTGCCTCCGTGGTCGCCGTTCCCGCCGTCGCTGACAAAGCGTGGCCGCGCAACGACATCGACCGCTTTGTCCTCGCCCGTCTGGAGACGGAGAAAATGAAGCCATCTCCGGAAGCCAGCCGGGAGCGCTGGTTGCGGCGCGTCACCTTCGATCTGACCGGACTTCCTCCATCCCAACCGGAGATCGACGCCTTTCTCGCGGACACTTTACCGGATGCATATGGGACCGTGGCGGACCGCCTGCTCGCCTCTCCCCGTTTCGGGGAGCGGATGGCCGTGCCGTGGATGGATGTCGCGCGTTATGCGGATTCCTTCGGCTACCAGGCGGACATCGAGATGCAGACCTGGCCGTGGAGGGACTGGCTGATCAAGGTTCTGAACGACAACCTTCCCTGGGACCAGTTCATCACCCAGCAACTGGCGGGGGATCTGCTGCCGGACGCCACGCATGACCAGAAGCTGGCCACGGCGTTCAACCGCCTGCACCGCAAGACCAACGAAGGCGGAAGCATCCCGGAGGAAATGCGCCAGGACGGCATCAGCGACCGGGTGCACACCGTCGGTACCGCGTTCCTCGGTTTGACCTTCGAGTGCTCCCGGTGTCATGACCACAAGTATGATCCCATCCTGGCGAAGGACTACTACTCCCTCGCCGCATTCTTCAACAGCATCGACGAACACGGGATGATCCAGGGAGGGGACAACCGCGGCCTCACGCTGCCGCAGCCCGCGTTGATGCTGCCCACCCAGGAGCAAAAGAGCGCCATGGACCGCACCGCCTCGGCGGTCGCCGGTGCGGGGAAGGCCCTTGCCGGCATCCCCGCCGCCCATGAGGCGGACTTCCAGTCATGGCTCGTTGGGAAGCGGGAATACGTGGATGCGGATCTCATCGCCCGTTTCACCTTTGACGAGATCAAGGACGGCCAGATCACCAACGCGGCTGAAAAACCCGCTCCTCCGCCCGTCGGCCCGCAGGCGTCCCCGGATCCCGCGAAGCCCGCCGACAAGGCGGATCCCGCTTCGCCGAAGAAAGCCAAAGCTCCGTTGAAAACGGCCCGCCAGGGTGCGAACAAGCAGACTCCCGGAAAGCTGGGCCAAGGCATGCTCTGCACCGGGGACGACGCCGTCGCCATGCAGGACTTCGGCATCAAGAAGTGCCATGATCCGCTCACCTTCTCCTTCTGGCTGAAACCCGGTGAGAATTATCCGAGGGCGGTCGTCATCGCCAACACCACCTCCTTCGACGCCAACTTCTGCGGCTACGAACTGTTGCTGGAGAACGGGCGGCTCCGCTGGACGCTCATGCGTGAGTTTCCGGGTAGTGCCATTTCCATCCAGTCTGACGATTCTCTCCCCGTTGGGGAATGGAGCCATGTCATCGTCACCTATGACGGCTCGAGCAGGGCCACCGGCATGAGGATCGATCTCAACGGCAAGCCCGCCGCCACCAAGATCGTCCGTGACAACCTCAGCCGTGATTTCCGGACGTCGGGTACCATCAACTTCGGGGCGCGAGGCCGTGACTTCGGCCTCCGCAACGGCGCGTTGGATGACATCCGCATCTATAACCGTCCCATCACACCCATCGAATCCGCCCAGATTGTGGATGGCAGCTCGCTCACCACCCTGCTGGCGAAACCCACGCTGTCTCCTGAGGAAACCGCGGCCCTGCGGGCCTATTATTTCTCCTCCATCCATCCGCAGGCCAGGGCAGGGGAGAAGAAGCTCCTCGCCGCCCGTACCGCCTGGCGGGAGGTGATCGACGGGGTGAAGGAAATCTCCGTGATGAAGGAGACCGCCGAGCCTCGGCCCGCCCACATCCTGCTGCGTGGGGCCTATGACCAGCCCGGCGAAAAAGTCGAGCGGGAGACGCCGGCATTCCTTCCTCCTTTCCCGGCGGACGCACCGCGCAACCGCCTGGGCTACGCGAAGTGGCTCACCATGCCGGATCATCCGCTGACTTCCCGCGTGCTGGTGAACCGCTTGTGGCAGGAGTTCTTTGGCACCGGCATCGTCGCGACATCGGACAATTTCGGGCTGCAGGGCGCCCACCCGACCCATCCGGAACTGCTGGACTGGCTGGCCCGGGACTTCATCAACAGCGGCTGGGATCACAAGCGGATGTGCCGGGAGATCGTCCTCAGCGCCACCTACCGCCAGGACTCCAGGGCGGATGCCGCGCGACGCGAAAAGGACCCGGACAACAGCTTGCTCGCCCGCGGGCCATCACGCCGCTTGACCGCGGAGATGCTGCGGGATTCCGCGCTCGCGCTCGGCGGCATCCTCCAGCCCCAGATCGGCGGACCACCGGCAAAGCCCTACCAGGCTGAGGGCTCGATGTGGAAGACGCTGAACAATTTCCTGCCGGTCTATGTGGAGGACAAGGGAGCGGGCGTCCACCGCCGCTCGATGTACACTTTCTGGCGGCGCACCACCACCCCGCCGAACATGATGGTGTTCGACGCGGCGACCCGTGACACCTGTTCCGCGAAGCGCCAGAGCACGAACACTCCGCTGCAGCCGCTGGTCCTGCTCAATGATCCGCAGTTCGTGGAAGCCGCCCGTGCCCTCGGCGAACGCATGCTGAAGGAAGGCGGAGCCACCGATGAGGAACGCGTGAAGTGGGCCTACCGCGAAGTGACCGGCAGGAATGCCGGGCCGAAGGAGGTTCCCGTTCTGCTTGGGTTGTACAAAGGGCAGCGGGACAGTTTCACCGCGGATCCCGCGGGTGCCGCCAAGCTCCTTTCCATCGGCCAGATCAAATCGGACCCCGCGCTCCCTCCCATCGAAGCGGCCACCGCCGCCACCGTGGCCAGCGCTCTCTTCAACCTCGACGCCAGCATCACACTGCGATGA